Proteins from one Triticum aestivum cultivar Chinese Spring chromosome 7A, IWGSC CS RefSeq v2.1, whole genome shotgun sequence genomic window:
- the LOC123151750 gene encoding histone H3.2, whose amino-acid sequence MARTKQTARKSTGGKAPRKQLATKAARKSAPATGGVKKPHRFRPGTVALREIRKYQKSTELLIRKLPFQRLVREIAQDFKTDLRFQSSAVSALQEAAEAYLVGLFEDTNLCAIHAKRVTIMPKDIQLARRIRGERA is encoded by the coding sequence ATGGCCCGCACGAAGCAGACGGCGCGCAAATCCACCGGCGGCAAGGCGCCCCGCAAGCAGCTGGCTACCAAGGCGGCGCGCAAGTCGGCCCCGGCCACCGGCGGCGTGAAGAAGCCCCACCGCTTCCGCCCGGGGACCGTCGCGCTCCGGGAGATCCGCAAGTACCAGAAGAGCACGGAGCTGCTCATCCGCAAGCTCCCCTTCCAGCGCCTTGTGAGGGAGATCGCGCAGGACTTCAAGACCGACCTCAGGTTCCAGAGCTCTGCCGTCTCCGCCCTGCAGGAGGCCGCCGAGGCGTACCTGGTGGGGCTGTTCGAGGACACCAACCTGTGCGCCATCCACGCCAAGCGCGTCACcatcatgcccaaggacatccaGCTCGCCCGCCGCATCCGTGGGGAGCGCGCCTAG